A window of Solanum stenotomum isolate F172 chromosome 3, ASM1918654v1, whole genome shotgun sequence contains these coding sequences:
- the LOC125857660 gene encoding putative F-box protein PP2-B2: MGLLLSKLEVLGLNSGFSETAYLTAIDQLDIRGTIGTKMLPPKTEYAAYLAFKFVNGCGNNLPPTKSNIRFVNYESEIDAENQANTVHLPRLQESGGIPKMRGDGCMEVKLGYFDSKKDTDGPIEARLFEKNHFYKI; encoded by the exons ATGGGGTTGCTCCTCTCTAAACTAGAGGTTTTGGGGTTGAACTCTGG ATTCTCTGAAACGGCATATCTTACTGCTATAGATCAATTGGATATTCGTGGAACAATAGGCACAAAAATGTTGCCACCAAAGACTGAATATGCTGCTTATTTGGCGTTCAAGTTTGTAAATGGGTGCGGCAATAACCTTCCACCTACTAAATCAAATATTAGGTTTGTTAATTATGAGAGTGAAATTGATGCTGAAAATCAGGCCAACACTGTGCACCTTCCAAGATTGCAAGAAAGTGGGGGTATCCCAAAAATGAGAGGAGATGGATGTATGGAAGTAAAATTGGGATATTTTGATAGCAAGAAAGACACTGATGGTCCTATTGAAGCAAGATTGTTTGAGAAGAATCACTTTTACAAAATTTGA